A single genomic interval of Brevundimonas diminuta harbors:
- a CDS encoding TenA family transcriptional regulator, producing MSFFETLVAATATERAAFSAIPQIRDGLAGRISRETYVAYLAQAYHHVRHTVPLMQAARARLDDDHAVFKAALDDYIAEETGHEQWILNDIRAAGGDPDQTVQHGPNVATELMVAYAYDTIQRINPMAFFGMVYVLEGTSIQLASVGAEAVQQSLGLPPAAFTYLISHGALDQDHILFLKQLLDGVSDADDRAAIVHMAKVMFGLFGGVFASIPHIAARETVDAV from the coding sequence ATGTCGTTTTTTGAAACCCTGGTCGCCGCGACCGCAACCGAGCGGGCCGCCTTCAGCGCCATCCCCCAGATCAGGGACGGTCTGGCCGGCCGCATCAGCCGCGAAACCTACGTCGCCTATCTGGCCCAAGCCTATCACCACGTCCGCCACACCGTGCCGTTGATGCAGGCCGCCCGGGCGCGGCTCGACGATGATCACGCCGTCTTCAAGGCCGCGCTCGACGACTACATCGCCGAGGAAACCGGCCACGAGCAGTGGATTCTGAACGACATCCGCGCCGCCGGCGGCGACCCCGATCAGACCGTGCAGCACGGCCCGAACGTCGCGACCGAACTGATGGTGGCCTATGCCTATGACACCATCCAGCGCATCAATCCGATGGCCTTCTTCGGCATGGTCTATGTGCTGGAAGGCACCAGCATCCAACTGGCCAGCGTCGGCGCCGAGGCCGTGCAACAGAGCCTCGGCCTGCCGCCCGCCGCCTTCACCTATCTGATTTCCCACGGGGCTCTGGATCAGGATCACATCCTTTTCCTCAAGCAACTGCTGGACGGAGTGTCGGACGCCGACGACCGCGCCGCCATCGTCCACATGGCCAAGGTGATGTTCGGTCTGTTCGGCGGGGTCTTCGCCTCCATCCCCCACATCGCAGCGCGGGAGACGGTCGATGCAGTTTGA
- a CDS encoding methyltransferase family protein: MSPVPPALSLDVVQRRRKWFAGLVLLALIVLTASVRSVAALDGEWHEGVEALGLAAIIVAIVGRAWCSLYIGGRKKAEIVDRGPYSITRNPLYVFSFIGAFGVGAQTGSVTIGAIFAVATFLVFLRTVGREEAWLAEHFGAPYAAYCARTPRFLPNPTRWRDAEELTIRPAFFVRTLRDGLVFLAAVPVMEGIEHLQSSGLIGFPVSLF, from the coding sequence ATGAGCCCTGTTCCCCCCGCCCTGTCGCTCGACGTCGTCCAACGCCGTCGCAAATGGTTCGCCGGCCTGGTTCTGCTGGCCCTCATCGTCCTGACCGCCAGCGTCCGCTCGGTCGCCGCCCTCGACGGCGAATGGCATGAGGGCGTCGAGGCCTTGGGCCTGGCCGCGATAATCGTCGCCATCGTCGGCCGCGCCTGGTGCTCGCTCTATATCGGCGGACGCAAGAAGGCCGAGATCGTTGATCGCGGCCCCTATTCCATCACGCGCAACCCGCTCTATGTCTTCAGCTTCATCGGCGCCTTCGGCGTCGGCGCCCAGACCGGCAGCGTGACGATCGGCGCGATCTTCGCCGTGGCGACCTTCCTGGTCTTTCTGCGCACGGTCGGTCGCGAAGAGGCCTGGCTGGCCGAACATTTCGGCGCGCCCTATGCCGCCTACTGCGCCCGCACGCCGCGCTTCCTGCCCAATCCCACCCGCTGGCGCGACGCCGAGGAACTGACCATCCGTCCCGCCTTCTTCGTCCGCACCCTGCGCGACGGCCTGGTCTTCCTCGCCGCCGTCCCCGTCATGGAAGGCATCGAGCACCTGCAATCGTCGGGGTTGATCGGCTTCCCGGTCAGTCTGTTCTAG
- a CDS encoding tetratricopeptide repeat protein has protein sequence MKTALFALALMAAPLTVASVAHADACDDRARGLQQSWDHVNFEVPQGVRMAEMARLNTQADAVVAQCPNRAEPLVWDAIITASEAGLKGGIGALGLVREARTELEQAERINPRALNGSVYVSLGSLYAQVPGAPIGFGNRQRARDYLQRGLAMAPNDVDANFFMGDLLVREHDWNGAARYLQKAIDAPARPGRAVADRGRKAEARALLVRAQQHH, from the coding sequence ATGAAGACCGCCCTGTTCGCCCTGGCCCTGATGGCCGCCCCCCTGACGGTCGCCTCCGTCGCCCACGCCGACGCCTGCGACGACCGCGCGCGCGGCCTCCAGCAGTCGTGGGACCATGTGAATTTCGAGGTCCCGCAAGGCGTTCGAATGGCGGAAATGGCGCGGTTGAACACCCAGGCCGACGCCGTCGTGGCCCAATGCCCCAACCGCGCCGAACCTCTGGTCTGGGACGCCATCATCACCGCTTCGGAAGCGGGATTGAAGGGCGGAATCGGCGCCCTGGGCCTGGTGCGTGAGGCGCGCACCGAACTGGAACAGGCCGAGCGGATCAATCCGCGCGCGCTGAACGGTTCGGTCTATGTCAGCCTCGGTTCGCTCTACGCCCAGGTTCCGGGCGCCCCGATCGGTTTCGGCAACCGTCAGCGCGCCCGCGACTATCTCCAGCGTGGTCTGGCCATGGCGCCCAACGACGTCGATGCCAACTTCTTCATGGGCGATCTGCTGGTGCGTGAACACGATTGGAACGGCGCCGCCCGCTATCTGCAAAAGGCCATCGACGCCCCTGCCCGTCCCGGCCGCGCCGTCGCCGACCGTGGCCGCAAGGCCGAGGCCCGCGCCCTGCTCGTCCGCGCCCAGCAGCATCACTGA
- a CDS encoding SLC13 family permease — protein MTFDQIAALAVLVAVVGVLIHGKMRADVVALTGAAVLLLLGVVRPVEVQGAFASPAVIALAGLFVIAYAIELSGLLGWLIRQATQLSARIGARGIWIVIGLCGSVGGFLNNTPVVVLAAPVIRDVAQSLRLSPKRFLMPLSHVTVMGGLLTLIGTSTNLLVNDMARNAGQPVFGLFEITPVGLAIAVVGGLWLYFVGARQLGRSVAMDEAEAARLAEMEEARRRAEAEAINRRKRLLPFGLPRLGGSRNQVDGSGDAHLGDVELYGAADRPLRLRPAAISLGVFVLVILSAALGWAPIAASAFAGAVGLILLRVITPEEAYAGLRPEILLLIAGMVVVGTAIEVTGLASAGADRLIGVIRPLGPLGALIVLYGVTLFATELLSNATVAVLITPIAVALAESLGVDPRPFLVCVMMAASAAFATPFGYQTNVLVFNMGGYSYMDFVRVGLPLNLITWIAAMVAIPIFFPF, from the coding sequence ATGACTTTCGACCAGATCGCCGCCCTAGCCGTGCTTGTCGCCGTCGTGGGCGTGTTGATCCATGGCAAGATGCGGGCGGATGTCGTCGCCTTGACGGGCGCCGCCGTCCTCCTGCTGCTGGGCGTCGTGCGGCCGGTTGAGGTGCAGGGCGCCTTCGCCAGTCCCGCGGTCATCGCTTTGGCCGGTCTGTTCGTCATCGCCTACGCCATCGAACTGTCCGGCCTCTTGGGCTGGCTGATCCGACAGGCGACGCAGCTGTCCGCCCGGATCGGCGCCCGGGGCATCTGGATCGTCATCGGCCTGTGCGGTTCGGTCGGCGGCTTTCTGAACAACACCCCTGTGGTGGTCTTGGCCGCGCCGGTGATCCGCGACGTGGCCCAGTCGCTTCGCCTGTCGCCCAAACGCTTTCTGATGCCGCTCAGCCACGTCACGGTCATGGGCGGTCTGCTGACGCTGATCGGGACATCGACCAATCTGCTGGTCAACGACATGGCCCGCAACGCCGGCCAGCCGGTGTTCGGCCTTTTCGAGATCACGCCCGTAGGATTGGCCATCGCGGTCGTCGGCGGCCTGTGGCTCTATTTCGTGGGTGCGCGCCAACTGGGTCGATCGGTCGCCATGGACGAGGCGGAAGCCGCACGTCTGGCGGAAATGGAAGAGGCGCGTCGTCGCGCAGAGGCCGAAGCCATCAATCGCCGCAAGCGCCTGCTGCCGTTCGGCCTGCCGCGCCTGGGCGGATCACGAAATCAGGTCGACGGATCGGGCGACGCGCATCTCGGCGACGTGGAACTGTATGGGGCCGCGGATCGCCCGCTTCGGCTCAGGCCGGCGGCGATCTCGCTGGGCGTCTTCGTGCTGGTGATCCTGTCGGCGGCGCTGGGGTGGGCGCCGATCGCCGCCTCGGCCTTCGCCGGAGCCGTCGGACTGATCCTGCTGCGCGTCATCACGCCCGAGGAGGCCTATGCCGGACTGCGCCCCGAAATCTTGCTGCTGATCGCCGGCATGGTCGTGGTCGGCACGGCCATCGAAGTGACGGGGCTGGCGTCCGCCGGCGCAGATCGTCTGATCGGCGTGATCCGGCCGCTGGGGCCGCTGGGCGCCTTGATCGTGCTCTACGGCGTGACGCTGTTCGCCACCGAACTGCTGTCCAACGCCACGGTCGCAGTCCTGATCACCCCCATCGCCGTAGCCTTGGCCGAAAGCCTGGGCGTGGATCCCCGCCCCTTCCTGGTGTGCGTTATGATGGCGGCCTCTGCCGCCTTCGCCACCCCGTTCGGCTATCAGACCAATGTGCTGGTCTTCAACATGGGCGGCTACAGCTACATGGACTTCGTCCGCGTTGGCCTGCCCCTGAACCTGATCACCTGGATCGCCGCCATGGTCGCCATCCCGATCTTCTTCCCGTTCTGA
- a CDS encoding thermostable hemolysin, with translation MFPLRLPEDADPVRPRARRTLSSRIIRFDDPCRGERRRVEQFIEAAYAEAYGGQIQAHFPTLMSVQDEAGVIYAAVGFRHAAEAPLYLEQYLDGSVETVLSQAIGAIDRAQVVEIGSLASSGQGATVFLFAAMAHHLQSEGLRFAVATATDELRRIFHKAGLGALQLARADPRRLDDGGGSWGAYYQTDPVVLAGSIDAATAPLDHFSETAPVGRAVRTRLHYEDR, from the coding sequence ATGTTTCCACTCCGCCTGCCCGAAGACGCCGATCCGGTTCGGCCGCGCGCGCGCCGCACGCTGTCGTCGCGCATCATCCGGTTCGACGACCCCTGCCGAGGCGAACGTCGCCGCGTGGAGCAGTTCATCGAGGCGGCCTATGCCGAGGCCTATGGCGGCCAGATCCAGGCCCATTTCCCGACCCTGATGAGCGTTCAGGACGAGGCTGGCGTCATCTACGCCGCCGTCGGCTTCCGGCACGCCGCCGAGGCGCCCCTGTACTTGGAACAATATCTGGACGGCTCCGTCGAGACGGTCCTGAGCCAGGCCATCGGCGCCATCGACCGCGCGCAGGTGGTCGAGATCGGCAGCCTGGCCTCCAGCGGACAGGGCGCGACCGTCTTCCTGTTCGCCGCCATGGCCCATCATCTGCAGTCCGAAGGTCTGAGGTTCGCCGTCGCCACCGCGACCGACGAGTTGCGCCGCATCTTCCACAAGGCCGGTCTGGGCGCGCTTCAGCTCGCGCGCGCCGATCCGCGCCGCCTCGACGACGGCGGCGGCAGCTGGGGCGCCTACTATCAGACCGATCCCGTGGTGCTGGCCGGCTCGATCGACGCGGCGACCGCGCCGCTGGATCACTTCTCCGAAACGGCGCCGGTCGGACGGGCCGTCCGCACCCGCCTGCACTACGAGGATCGCTAA
- a CDS encoding RNA polymerase sigma factor produces MNASSGPPQHDPSRPARQALADAWLDSRPALVRFLTARTGSSAAAEDLAQDVWVRLQSVTEEAAAEVRHPQAFLYRIAANLALDASKAQRRAGARDLEWRRASAIDDAAEAQDAPSAEDAVWAKLKLEKVVAAIDRMPPKAAEAFRLHKMAGLSQAEVAERMGVSRSAVEKYVSASLKELLLRVGWP; encoded by the coding sequence GTGAACGCCTCTTCCGGTCCCCCTCAGCACGACCCGAGCCGACCGGCGCGGCAAGCCTTGGCGGACGCGTGGCTGGACAGCCGCCCGGCGCTTGTGCGCTTTCTGACGGCGCGCACGGGATCGTCGGCTGCGGCCGAAGATTTGGCGCAGGATGTCTGGGTGCGGCTGCAATCCGTGACCGAGGAGGCCGCCGCCGAGGTCCGCCATCCGCAGGCCTTCCTCTATCGGATCGCCGCCAATCTGGCCCTGGATGCGTCCAAGGCGCAGCGTCGTGCAGGCGCGCGCGATCTGGAATGGCGGCGCGCTTCCGCTATCGATGATGCGGCCGAAGCCCAGGATGCGCCGTCGGCCGAGGACGCCGTCTGGGCCAAGCTGAAACTGGAAAAGGTTGTCGCCGCGATCGACCGGATGCCGCCCAAGGCCGCGGAGGCCTTCCGTCTGCACAAGATGGCCGGGCTCAGCCAGGCCGAGGTGGCCGAGCGGATGGGCGTCTCGCGCAGCGCGGTCGAAAAATACGTTTCCGCCTCGCTGAAGGAACTGCTGCTGCGGGTCGGTTGGCCATGA
- a CDS encoding MerR family DNA-binding protein gives MHDALQLGFDIGSIQSLLDLSDHPDRACGEANAIAERHLSDVTEKIAQLEALKTELSRMTTECAGGRVSACKVIEVLHDHAFCGHGHDAGGRASLSSATP, from the coding sequence ATCCACGACGCGCTCCAGCTGGGGTTCGACATCGGCTCGATCCAGTCCCTGCTCGACCTGTCGGATCATCCCGACCGGGCTTGCGGCGAGGCCAATGCGATCGCCGAGCGCCATCTGAGCGACGTCACCGAGAAGATCGCCCAGCTTGAGGCGCTCAAGACGGAGCTGTCGCGCATGACGACCGAATGCGCCGGCGGCCGGGTCTCCGCCTGCAAGGTCATCGAGGTGCTGCATGACCACGCCTTCTGCGGTCATGGGCACGACGCCGGCGGGCGAGCTTCACTTTCGAGCGCGACACCCTGA
- a CDS encoding FTR1 family protein — translation MRHLLQLLFLTLLLGSSAPVQAQAPAASEAQVAWRLLDYVSVDYAGAVANGQIVNPAEYGEMTEFAGQIRTRIDALPATAGKAALVRDAAALETRIRDKAAPEAVAAQAKTLAAALLAAYPSPLAPSFPPDLARGQALYQEQCAVCHGVTGRADGEGAQGLDPAPIAFADVERARQRSVFGLYQVIDQGLDGTAMASFAHLPAEDRWALAFYVGRFAFTEAEAAEGQRLWESDPAIRAAFPTLAAVTQTTPADLASRIGETKARAVTAYLRRHPDAAPPASGGALTLARTRLTESLTAYRAGDRKQAADLALSAYLDGFEPVEPALGARDGALLRRVETAMTGLRAAIGRGAPTSEVEAQVERLSALLDTAERALAPQEADNVASFAGAFTILLREGLEALLIVVAMIAFLRKAERPEALRYVHGGWIAALAAGGATWAAATFLISISGASRELTEGFGSLLAGAVLVSVGIWMHGKSHADAWQTYIRDKLSRALSGRSAWLLFLLAFVVVYREVFETILFYAAIWSQGGHLGMLAGALSAVAVLAVVAWALLTYSKRLPIGQFFSLSSILMAVLSVVLVGKGVAALQEAGWIDVHPVAWIPRTEILGLYPTLEGVLFQLLTFLVLVVGFLRASRSSAKAAAAG, via the coding sequence ATGCGTCATCTCCTTCAGTTGCTGTTCTTGACCCTGCTCCTCGGGTCCTCGGCTCCGGTCCAAGCCCAGGCGCCCGCCGCCTCGGAAGCCCAAGTCGCTTGGCGGCTGCTGGACTATGTGTCGGTCGACTACGCCGGCGCCGTCGCGAACGGCCAGATCGTAAACCCGGCCGAATACGGCGAGATGACCGAGTTCGCGGGCCAGATCCGCACCCGCATCGACGCCCTGCCCGCGACCGCCGGCAAGGCCGCACTCGTGCGCGACGCCGCCGCCCTGGAGACCCGCATCCGCGACAAGGCCGCACCGGAGGCGGTCGCAGCCCAGGCCAAGACCCTGGCCGCGGCCCTGCTCGCCGCCTATCCGAGCCCGCTGGCGCCGTCCTTCCCGCCCGATCTCGCGCGAGGGCAGGCCCTCTACCAGGAGCAGTGCGCCGTCTGCCACGGCGTCACGGGCCGCGCCGACGGCGAAGGGGCTCAGGGGCTGGACCCCGCGCCCATCGCCTTCGCCGATGTCGAGCGGGCTCGCCAGCGCAGCGTCTTCGGCCTCTATCAGGTGATCGACCAAGGCCTGGACGGCACGGCGATGGCCAGTTTCGCGCATCTGCCGGCCGAGGATCGCTGGGCCCTCGCCTTCTACGTCGGACGCTTCGCCTTCACCGAGGCCGAAGCCGCCGAAGGCCAGCGCCTGTGGGAGAGCGATCCGGCGATCCGGGCCGCCTTCCCCACCTTGGCCGCGGTCACCCAGACCACGCCCGCCGACCTGGCGTCGCGTATCGGCGAGACCAAGGCCCGCGCCGTCACCGCCTATCTGCGCCGGCATCCGGACGCGGCGCCGCCGGCCTCGGGCGGCGCGCTGACGCTCGCCCGCACGCGCCTGACCGAGAGCCTGACGGCCTATCGCGCGGGCGACCGCAAACAGGCCGCCGATCTGGCGCTCTCGGCCTATCTCGACGGCTTCGAGCCCGTGGAGCCGGCGCTCGGCGCCCGCGACGGCGCTCTGCTGCGACGGGTCGAAACCGCCATGACCGGCTTGCGGGCCGCCATCGGCCGGGGCGCCCCGACCAGCGAGGTCGAGGCCCAGGTCGAACGCCTCAGCGCCCTGCTCGACACCGCCGAACGGGCCCTGGCGCCCCAGGAGGCGGACAATGTCGCCAGCTTCGCCGGCGCCTTCACCATCCTCCTGCGCGAAGGGCTGGAGGCCCTGCTGATCGTGGTCGCCATGATCGCCTTCCTGCGCAAGGCGGAGCGCCCCGAGGCGCTGCGCTACGTTCATGGCGGTTGGATCGCCGCCCTGGCGGCGGGCGGGGCGACCTGGGCGGCGGCCACCTTCCTGATCTCGATCAGCGGCGCGAGCCGCGAACTGACCGAGGGCTTCGGCTCGCTCCTGGCCGGCGCGGTGCTCGTCTCCGTCGGCATCTGGATGCACGGCAAGTCGCACGCCGACGCCTGGCAGACCTATATCCGCGACAAGCTCTCCAGGGCCCTATCGGGCCGATCGGCCTGGCTGCTGTTCCTGCTCGCCTTCGTGGTGGTCTACCGCGAAGTGTTCGAGACCATCCTGTTCTATGCCGCCATCTGGAGCCAGGGCGGTCATCTCGGCATGCTGGCCGGCGCCCTCTCGGCCGTCGCCGTGCTCGCGGTCGTGGCCTGGGCCCTGCTGACCTACAGCAAGCGCCTGCCGATCGGTCAGTTCTTCTCTCTCAGCTCGATCCTGATGGCGGTCCTGTCGGTCGTCCTGGTCGGCAAGGGCGTCGCCGCCCTGCAGGAAGCGGGCTGGATCGACGTCCATCCGGTCGCCTGGATTCCCCGCACCGAAATCCTGGGCCTGTATCCGACCCTGGAGGGCGTCCTCTTTCAGCTGCTCACCTTCCTCGTCCTCGTGGTCGGCTTCCTCCGGGCGTCCCGATCGAGCGCGAAGGCGGCGGCCGCCGGCTGA
- a CDS encoding FecR family protein, which yields MTQDAVIKDEEIAAQAAAWVVRLRADDVTIADIDAATAWLDQDPAHRRAFDEAEGLWAASDVLDDRSDVQPAPVIDLSAHRERRKGPGRRWMVAVPAMAAALAAAIFLGPMLQTAPTVVYSTAPGETRTVTLDDGSRLQINGGSTLSVKMERGRRLVHMDQAEATFDVAHDAGRPFLIDVGESQVRVVGTAFNIRRSADDTQVAVLRGVVEVSDLKQPARRVRLTVGQSVQRDDADDRMTVAPVDVRTAAAWTQGRRAYDDRPLREIVADLSRAFATPVTVAPNAANLRFSGTLVLDDEAAVIGRLERFLPIKATRGPQGVRLERR from the coding sequence ATGACCCAGGACGCTGTCATCAAGGACGAGGAGATCGCCGCCCAGGCCGCCGCCTGGGTCGTGCGTCTGCGCGCCGATGACGTGACGATTGCGGACATCGACGCGGCGACGGCCTGGCTCGATCAAGATCCGGCCCATCGGCGCGCCTTCGACGAGGCCGAGGGGCTTTGGGCGGCCTCGGATGTCCTAGACGACCGTTCCGACGTTCAGCCGGCGCCAGTCATCGACCTGTCGGCGCATCGCGAGCGGCGCAAGGGACCGGGGCGGCGATGGATGGTGGCGGTCCCGGCGATGGCTGCGGCTCTCGCCGCGGCGATCTTCCTAGGCCCGATGCTGCAAACCGCGCCCACCGTGGTCTACAGCACCGCGCCCGGCGAAACGCGGACGGTGACCTTGGACGACGGATCGCGGCTTCAGATCAACGGCGGCTCGACCCTGTCGGTGAAGATGGAGCGAGGACGGCGTCTGGTGCATATGGATCAGGCCGAGGCGACCTTCGATGTCGCGCATGACGCCGGCCGACCCTTCCTGATCGATGTCGGCGAAAGCCAGGTGCGCGTGGTCGGCACGGCGTTCAACATCCGAAGATCCGCCGATGACACCCAGGTGGCGGTGCTGCGGGGCGTCGTCGAGGTCAGCGACCTGAAACAGCCCGCGCGGCGGGTGCGTCTGACGGTCGGTCAGTCGGTCCAGCGCGACGACGCCGACGACCGCATGACCGTGGCCCCCGTCGATGTCCGCACCGCCGCCGCCTGGACCCAGGGGCGACGGGCCTATGACGATCGGCCGCTGCGCGAGATCGTCGCCGACCTCAGCCGCGCCTTCGCTACGCCGGTGACCGTGGCGCCGAACGCGGCGAACCTGCGCTTCTCCGGCACGCTGGTTCTTGATGACGAAGCGGCGGTGATCGGCCGGCTGGAACGGT
- a CDS encoding AMP-binding protein, translating into MSAVLDALSRRARTTPDDVVIEWAEGSLTAAELLAQVGQLATALADDRSPVGVLLDNGAAWVVADLALILAQRPSVPIPPFFTAAQRDHALADAGAGLLITPGAPGELTAGGAPIRLTPTGLPVRDLHPGTAKITYTSGSTGAPKGVCLSQDQMEAVAASLVQVLGRDRAGLHLPVLPLAVLLENVAGLYATLLAGGCYHAASLAEAGMGEAFRPDFARLLTTAVQTGATTLILVPELLRGLIAAQGAMRLDHRLEMIAVGGARVSPALLEAAANAGLPVVEGYGLSECASVVALNSPDDARPGTVGRPLPHLAVHLADDGEILVSPHPFLGYVGQAPAPERLHTGDIGRFDADGRLSIEGRKANTLITAFGRNVAPEWVESELLAEPQILQAMAMGEAEASLSALIVAMPGAEPAQIEAAVARANARLPDYARIGDWRLVPPFDPAAGQVTANGRPRRETLLRTYAPSPSQAA; encoded by the coding sequence ATGAGCGCCGTTCTGGACGCCCTGTCGCGTCGCGCCCGCACCACGCCCGATGATGTGGTGATCGAGTGGGCCGAAGGTTCGTTGACCGCGGCCGAACTGCTGGCGCAGGTCGGTCAGCTGGCGACCGCCCTGGCCGACGACCGATCTCCGGTCGGGGTCCTGCTCGACAACGGGGCGGCCTGGGTCGTCGCCGATCTGGCGCTGATCCTCGCCCAGCGACCGAGCGTGCCGATCCCGCCCTTCTTCACGGCCGCTCAACGCGATCATGCCTTGGCCGATGCCGGCGCGGGGCTGCTGATCACGCCGGGCGCTCCAGGCGAGCTGACGGCGGGCGGCGCGCCGATCCGGCTGACGCCGACGGGGCTGCCGGTGCGTGATTTGCATCCCGGCACGGCCAAGATCACCTACACCTCCGGCTCGACCGGCGCGCCCAAGGGGGTCTGCCTGTCGCAGGATCAGATGGAGGCGGTCGCCGCCTCTCTGGTTCAGGTCCTGGGCCGGGACCGCGCAGGGCTGCATCTGCCTGTGCTGCCGCTGGCGGTGCTGCTGGAGAATGTCGCCGGCCTCTATGCGACGCTTCTGGCCGGCGGCTGCTATCACGCCGCCAGCCTGGCCGAGGCCGGGATGGGCGAGGCATTCCGCCCCGACTTTGCGCGCCTGCTGACCACCGCTGTCCAGACCGGTGCCACGACCCTGATCCTGGTTCCCGAACTGCTGCGCGGCCTGATCGCCGCCCAAGGCGCGATGCGGCTGGATCATCGGCTGGAGATGATCGCGGTCGGCGGCGCCCGGGTGTCCCCGGCGCTGCTGGAGGCCGCCGCCAATGCCGGCCTGCCTGTGGTCGAGGGCTATGGCCTCAGCGAATGCGCCTCGGTCGTGGCGCTCAACAGTCCGGACGACGCTCGCCCCGGCACGGTCGGCCGGCCCTTGCCTCACCTTGCGGTCCATCTGGCCGACGACGGCGAAATCCTGGTCTCGCCCCATCCCTTCCTCGGCTATGTCGGCCAGGCGCCCGCGCCGGAGCGTCTGCACACCGGCGACATCGGCCGCTTCGACGCCGATGGACGGCTCAGCATCGAAGGCCGCAAGGCCAACACCCTGATCACCGCCTTCGGGCGCAACGTCGCGCCCGAATGGGTCGAGAGCGAGCTTCTGGCCGAACCCCAGATCCTTCAGGCCATGGCGATGGGCGAGGCGGAGGCGTCGTTGTCGGCCCTGATCGTGGCGATGCCCGGCGCCGAACCGGCCCAGATCGAAGCCGCCGTCGCACGCGCCAACGCCCGCCTGCCCGACTACGCCCGCATCGGCGACTGGCGTCTGGTCCCGCCCTTCGATCCCGCCGCCGGTCAGGTCACCGCCAACGGTCGTCCGCGTCGCGAGACCCTGCTGCGCACCTACGCCCCCTCCCCCTCGCAAGCCGCCTGA
- a CDS encoding SDR family NAD(P)-dependent oxidoreductase — protein sequence MQFEDRNILITGGSGALGRRVVERIEREGGRVTIVARAPVAGHHTLVGDLSTPQGLDSVAEQAGGRAWDILINIAGIQHFGPLEQQTPEHLLATYMVNLVAPARLAQAVLPGMKARKHGQIANVGSIFGSINFAHFASYSSAKAGMRALSQSLRRELAGTGVGVTYVAPRAVATPFNSAKVDEYARLTGMAVDDPDPIADRIVAAIRSDRRDVYLGFPESLFVRLNALAPGLIDGALKSNDLKARALFAG from the coding sequence ATGCAGTTTGAGGATCGCAACATCCTGATCACCGGCGGCTCAGGCGCCTTGGGACGTCGTGTGGTCGAGCGGATCGAGCGCGAGGGCGGTCGGGTCACGATCGTCGCCCGCGCGCCGGTGGCGGGCCATCACACCCTGGTGGGCGACCTGTCCACTCCGCAGGGCCTCGACAGCGTCGCCGAACAGGCCGGCGGCCGCGCCTGGGACATTCTGATCAATATCGCCGGCATCCAGCATTTCGGCCCGCTGGAGCAGCAGACGCCCGAGCATCTGCTGGCGACCTATATGGTCAATCTGGTCGCGCCGGCGCGTCTGGCACAGGCCGTCCTGCCCGGCATGAAGGCCCGCAAGCACGGCCAGATCGCCAACGTCGGATCGATCTTCGGCTCGATCAACTTCGCCCACTTCGCCAGCTATTCCAGCGCCAAGGCCGGGATGCGGGCGCTCAGCCAATCGTTGCGTCGCGAACTGGCCGGCACGGGCGTCGGCGTCACCTATGTCGCGCCCCGCGCAGTGGCTACGCCGTTCAACTCCGCCAAGGTCGACGAATATGCGCGTCTGACCGGCATGGCCGTGGACGATCCGGACCCGATCGCCGACCGCATCGTCGCCGCCATCCGCTCAGATCGCCGCGACGTCTATCTCGGCTTCCCCGAAAGCCTGTTCGTCCGCCTCAACGCCCTGGCGCCCGGCCTGATCGACGGGGCCCTGAAATCCAACGACCTGAAGGCCCGCGCCCTGTTCGCCGGCTGA